Proteins found in one Herbiconiux sp. A18JL235 genomic segment:
- the secF gene encoding protein translocase subunit SecF → MASFSQFGNDLYTGKRSIDFIGRRRIWYIISGILVLIALVGPWLRGGYEFGIEFRGGSEFTVSQVATLDQNLATDAVNATVASANPRVSTLGQDSVRVQTDELDKSQTAEVQQALATAYDVPVDDVTTSFIGATWGADITTQAIRGLVIFLVLVAVFMAIYFRTWKMAAAALIALIHDLVITAGVYGLTGLEITPAAVIGFLTILGYSLYDTVVVFDKIRENTTALDERGTQTFSDMVNLAVNQTLVRSINTSVVAALPVASILIIGSFVLGASTLRDISLALLIGIIVGTYSTIFVAAPLYVQFRHREAKIRKHDAQVETDRERAAKAAVSA, encoded by the coding sequence ATGGCCAGCTTCTCCCAGTTCGGAAACGACCTCTACACCGGCAAGCGCTCGATCGACTTCATCGGCCGACGCCGCATCTGGTACATCATCTCTGGCATCCTCGTGCTCATCGCCCTGGTCGGCCCGTGGCTGCGCGGCGGCTACGAGTTCGGCATCGAGTTCCGCGGTGGTTCCGAATTCACGGTGTCGCAGGTGGCGACCCTCGACCAGAACCTCGCGACGGATGCCGTCAACGCCACGGTCGCAAGCGCCAACCCCCGGGTCTCCACTCTCGGTCAGGACTCGGTGCGCGTGCAGACCGATGAGCTCGACAAGTCGCAGACGGCCGAGGTGCAGCAGGCCCTCGCCACCGCCTACGACGTTCCGGTCGACGACGTCACGACCTCCTTCATCGGGGCGACCTGGGGCGCCGACATCACGACCCAGGCCATTCGTGGGCTCGTGATCTTCCTCGTGCTGGTGGCGGTGTTCATGGCCATCTACTTCCGCACCTGGAAGATGGCCGCCGCGGCCCTCATCGCGCTCATCCACGACCTCGTCATCACGGCGGGCGTGTACGGCCTGACAGGGCTCGAGATCACCCCGGCCGCGGTCATCGGCTTCCTCACCATCCTCGGCTACTCGCTCTACGACACGGTGGTGGTGTTCGACAAGATCAGGGAGAACACGACGGCGCTCGACGAGCGCGGTACGCAGACCTTCTCCGACATGGTGAACCTCGCGGTGAACCAGACCCTGGTGCGCTCCATCAACACCTCCGTGGTGGCTGCTCTCCCGGTGGCCTCGATCCTCATCATCGGCTCGTTCGTGCTCGGCGCGTCGACGCTCCGCGACATCTCGCTGGCGCTTCTCATCGGCATCATCGTGGGCACCTACTCGACGATCTTCGTGGCGGCGCCGCTGTACGTGCAGTTCCGGCACCGGGAGGCGAAGATCCGCAAGCACGACGCCCAGGTGGAGACCGACCGCGAGCGGGCGGCCAAGGCTGCGGTGTCCGCCTGA
- the secD gene encoding protein translocase subunit SecD, which produces MAQTTAVKKAWKTLVWLGVIFAVLVGTIAGGVIWSTATWTPKLALDLEGGTQIILTPKLESGQQVSSEQLDQAVSIIRQRVDASGVSEAEVTTQGGQNVVVSIPGSPDEATLNRIESSAKLDFRAVLLADVASTSTTSTPGATPDPSLESTPTASPTNGSDLAWVTPALQAQFDSFDCNSEAAEDAGQAPADQPLITCDDNGVKYLLGPVEIEGADIADASAGVATTQNGASTGQWVVDISFNDAGTKKFADVTTRLYGLTGVQNQFAIVLDGRVITAPTTGGAFTDGKAQISGSFTQDSAQTLADQLKFGALPIGFTTQSSEAISATLGSTQLMSGLIAGAIGLLLVIIYSLIQYRLLGLVTIASLVVAAALTYLLVTLMSWRIDFRLSLAGVAGLIVAIGITADSFIVYFERIRDELRDGRSLNSSVQAGWKRAIRTITASDAVNFLAAGVLYVLAIGNVRGFAFTLGLTTIVDIIVVILFTHPLMTLLAELPFFRDGHKLSGLDPRALGAVYRGRAQFRAPAASVTAAKKGSSSREAARRQTIAERKAAELAAASSTGTSGADSARPTDEGKNS; this is translated from the coding sequence GTGGCACAAACTACCGCGGTCAAGAAGGCGTGGAAGACGCTCGTCTGGCTGGGCGTCATTTTCGCCGTCCTCGTCGGCACCATCGCGGGAGGTGTGATCTGGAGCACCGCTACCTGGACGCCGAAGCTCGCCCTCGACCTCGAGGGCGGCACGCAGATCATCCTCACCCCGAAGCTCGAGTCGGGTCAGCAGGTCTCGTCGGAGCAGCTCGATCAGGCCGTGTCGATCATCCGCCAGCGCGTCGACGCCAGCGGTGTGTCGGAGGCCGAGGTCACCACCCAGGGCGGCCAGAACGTGGTCGTCTCGATTCCGGGCAGCCCCGACGAGGCAACGCTCAACCGCATCGAGTCGTCGGCGAAGCTCGACTTCCGCGCCGTGCTGCTCGCCGACGTCGCCTCGACGAGCACCACCTCGACGCCGGGCGCCACCCCCGACCCGTCGCTCGAGTCGACGCCGACGGCGAGCCCCACGAACGGCAGTGACCTCGCCTGGGTCACCCCGGCGCTGCAGGCGCAGTTCGACTCGTTCGACTGCAACTCGGAGGCAGCAGAAGACGCGGGTCAGGCGCCGGCCGACCAGCCGCTCATCACCTGTGACGACAACGGTGTGAAGTATCTGCTCGGCCCGGTCGAGATCGAGGGCGCCGACATCGCCGACGCCTCGGCGGGCGTTGCGACGACCCAGAACGGCGCGTCGACCGGCCAATGGGTCGTCGACATCTCGTTCAACGACGCCGGAACCAAGAAGTTCGCCGACGTCACGACCCGCCTCTACGGTCTCACCGGCGTGCAGAACCAGTTCGCCATCGTGCTGGACGGCCGAGTCATCACCGCACCGACCACGGGTGGCGCGTTCACCGACGGCAAGGCGCAGATCTCGGGCTCCTTCACCCAGGACTCGGCGCAGACCCTCGCCGACCAGCTGAAATTCGGCGCCCTGCCGATCGGCTTCACCACGCAGTCGTCGGAGGCCATCTCGGCGACGCTGGGCTCGACCCAGCTGATGTCGGGCCTCATCGCCGGCGCGATCGGTCTGCTCCTCGTCATCATCTACTCGCTCATCCAGTACCGGCTGCTCGGCCTCGTCACCATCGCGTCCCTGGTGGTGGCCGCGGCCCTCACCTACCTGCTGGTGACGTTGATGTCGTGGCGCATCGACTTCCGCCTCTCGCTCGCCGGTGTGGCGGGCCTCATCGTGGCCATCGGCATCACTGCCGACTCCTTCATCGTGTACTTCGAGCGAATACGCGACGAGTTGCGCGACGGGCGGAGCCTCAACTCCTCCGTGCAGGCCGGCTGGAAGCGCGCGATCCGCACCATCACGGCATCCGACGCGGTGAACTTCCTCGCCGCCGGTGTGCTCTACGTGCTCGCCATCGGCAACGTGCGCGGCTTCGCGTTCACCCTCGGACTCACGACGATCGTCGACATCATCGTGGTCATCCTGTTCACGCATCCGCTCATGACGCTGCTGGCCGAGCTCCCGTTCTTCCGCGACGGCCACAAGCTGAGCGGTCTTGATCCGCGTGCCCTCGGCGCCGTCTACCGGGGCCGGGCCCAGTTCCGGGCGCCCGCCGCCTCGGTCACGGCCGCCAAGAAGGGCTCCTCCAGCCGCGAGGCCGCCCGTCGCCAGACCATCGCCGAGCGCAAGGCGGCCGAGCTGGCCGCCGCCTCGAGCACGGGCACCAGCGGTGCCGACTCCGCCCGTCCCACCGATGAGGGGAAGAACTCCTGA
- a CDS encoding bifunctional (p)ppGpp synthetase/guanosine-3',5'-bis(diphosphate) 3'-pyrophosphohydrolase has protein sequence MTETTSTTSTATLRRLVPRLFSRAQPAGAVDSVLRTVKANHPKADISIVERAYATAERAHDGQKRRSGEPYITHPVAVAQILAELGLGSKAVAAALLHDTVEDTDYSLDMLRHDFGDEVAMLVDGVTKLDKVKYGDSAQAETVRKMIVAMSRDIRVLIIKLCDRLHNARTWGFVNAESAQRKAKETLEIYAPLAHRLGIQSIKWELEDLSFAVLYPKLYVEIENLVRQRTPQREEYVQQVIDAVGDDLKAGRIRGKVVGRPKQYYSIYQKMIVRGREFDEIYDLVGIRVLVNTVRDCYAVLGSIHARWNPIPGRFKDYIATPKFNLYQSLHTTVIGPGGRPVEIQIRTNEMHQRAEYGVAAHWKYKERVNGGRSAASSTASPDTDMAWLARISDWQAETVDPGEFLDSLRFEIGAKEVYVFTPKGKVVGLPAGATPVDFAYAVHTEVGHRTMGAKVNGRLVPLDSTLGSGDVVEVFTSKNPDSGPSQDWLSFVQSPRARNKIRQWFTKERRDEAIEQGRDAIARAMRKQNLPLQKLMSQDSIAEVASLMHYDNVSALYAAIGEGHVSTQSVIEKVIASLQTEVESDDSDLEVFVGNRPRVTHSDSGVLVRGAPDILVKLAKCCTPVPGDDIVGFVTRGSGVSVHQADCHNVASLLSEPERMIDVEWAPSSKSVFLVQIQVEALDRSGLLSDVTRVLSEHHVNILSASVSTSSDRLAISRFVFEMGDTTHLDRVLNAVRRIDAVYDVYRVTGG, from the coding sequence ATGACGGAAACCACCAGCACCACGTCGACAGCGACACTACGCCGTCTCGTGCCGCGGCTCTTCTCGCGTGCTCAGCCGGCCGGTGCCGTCGACTCGGTGCTGCGCACCGTCAAGGCCAATCACCCGAAGGCCGACATCTCGATCGTCGAACGCGCCTACGCCACCGCCGAGCGGGCCCACGACGGGCAGAAGCGGCGCAGCGGCGAGCCGTACATCACGCATCCGGTGGCCGTCGCGCAGATCCTCGCCGAGCTCGGGCTCGGTTCGAAGGCCGTCGCCGCAGCACTCCTGCACGACACGGTGGAAGACACCGACTACTCGCTCGACATGCTGCGGCACGACTTCGGCGACGAGGTCGCCATGCTGGTCGACGGCGTGACGAAGCTCGACAAGGTCAAGTACGGCGACAGCGCGCAGGCCGAGACGGTGCGCAAGATGATCGTCGCGATGTCGCGCGACATCCGGGTGCTCATCATCAAGCTCTGCGACCGGCTGCACAATGCGCGCACCTGGGGTTTCGTGAATGCCGAGTCTGCTCAGCGCAAGGCCAAGGAGACGCTCGAGATCTACGCGCCCCTGGCTCACCGCCTGGGCATCCAGTCGATCAAGTGGGAGCTCGAAGACCTCTCCTTCGCCGTGCTGTACCCGAAGCTTTACGTCGAGATCGAGAACCTCGTGCGCCAGCGCACCCCGCAGCGCGAGGAGTACGTGCAGCAGGTCATCGACGCGGTCGGCGACGATCTCAAGGCCGGTAGGATTCGCGGCAAGGTCGTGGGCCGGCCGAAGCAGTACTACTCGATCTACCAGAAGATGATCGTGCGCGGTCGCGAGTTCGACGAGATCTACGATCTCGTCGGCATCCGGGTGCTGGTGAACACGGTGCGCGACTGCTACGCCGTGCTCGGCTCGATCCACGCCAGGTGGAACCCGATCCCCGGTCGCTTCAAGGACTACATCGCCACTCCGAAGTTCAACCTCTACCAGTCGCTGCACACGACGGTGATCGGCCCGGGCGGCCGCCCCGTCGAGATCCAGATCCGCACCAACGAGATGCATCAGCGCGCCGAGTACGGTGTCGCCGCGCACTGGAAGTACAAGGAGCGCGTGAACGGCGGCCGTTCGGCCGCGTCGTCGACGGCTTCGCCCGACACCGACATGGCCTGGCTCGCCCGCATCTCCGACTGGCAGGCCGAGACGGTCGACCCGGGCGAGTTCCTCGACTCCCTGCGCTTCGAGATCGGCGCCAAAGAGGTCTACGTCTTCACCCCGAAGGGCAAGGTCGTGGGTCTTCCCGCTGGCGCCACGCCCGTCGACTTCGCCTACGCGGTGCACACCGAGGTGGGCCACCGCACCATGGGCGCCAAGGTGAACGGCAGGTTGGTGCCGCTCGACTCGACGCTCGGCTCGGGCGACGTGGTCGAGGTGTTCACCTCGAAGAACCCCGACTCCGGCCCGTCGCAGGACTGGCTGAGCTTCGTGCAGAGCCCGCGCGCCCGCAACAAGATCAGGCAGTGGTTCACCAAGGAGCGACGCGACGAGGCGATCGAGCAGGGTCGGGATGCGATAGCGCGCGCCATGCGCAAGCAGAACCTTCCCCTGCAGAAGCTGATGAGCCAGGACTCCATCGCCGAGGTCGCGTCGCTCATGCACTACGACAACGTGTCGGCGCTCTACGCCGCGATCGGCGAGGGCCACGTCTCGACCCAGTCGGTGATCGAGAAGGTCATCGCGTCGCTGCAGACGGAGGTCGAGAGCGACGACTCCGATCTCGAGGTGTTCGTCGGCAACCGGCCGCGGGTCACCCACAGCGACTCCGGTGTGCTGGTGCGCGGCGCCCCCGACATCCTGGTGAAGCTCGCGAAGTGCTGCACCCCGGTGCCGGGTGATGACATCGTCGGCTTCGTGACCCGGGGTTCGGGTGTCTCGGTGCACCAGGCCGACTGCCACAACGTCGCCTCGCTGCTCTCCGAGCCCGAGCGCATGATCGACGTGGAGTGGGCGCCGTCGTCGAAGAGCGTGTTCCTCGTGCAGATCCAGGTGGAGGCGCTCGACCGCTCGGGCCTGCTCTCCGACGTCACGCGGGTGCTCTCGGAGCACCACGTGAACATCCTCTCCGCCTCGGTGAGTACCTCGAGCGACCGGCTCGCCATCAGCCGCTTCGTGTTCGAGATGGGTGACACGACCCACCTCGACCGCGTGCTCAACGCGGTGCGCCGCATCGACGCCGTCTACGACGTCTACCGGGTGACCGGGGGCTGA